The window TAAACAATATTCATATCAATAATTTGGTACAGCAATACTTGATGAGTAAGTTACGGATACACTTGAGAGATGCAGAGTGCACCTTCACATTCacatttataagttaaaaatgtTATGCACGTCttctttatatatacacatgacTTTCATCAGGTGGCTAAGCACATCTTTGTCTCTCTTGGTTCCTGTTCATGTCTTTCCAGAAGAAAGTACCATGACTCCTCAGTTCTGTTAATGTTTAAGTTCATCTGTTTTGAGCTGTGCTCTATATGAATTAATTTATGTTATGGTTTATATAGCTTGTAAATTTATACAATGTTGTAGCTTTCTTTCAATGTAGTCTTGGATCTGCCATTTGATGTTGCATTTTTTCTTTAACCTGTTGTTTCTTTTGCAGCATCTCTACATATCAGAAGATCAAGTTCAGCCTAGTTTGATGAGGACGTTTCTGATTGACAAAGAAGATTGCGCTGTAATGAGCCGGAAACGCTCACTTGAGAGTGGCAGTTGTGAAGGCGTAGATGTGTTGCCCAATTGCAAGAGCTTAACAGTTGATCAGGTTCACCAATCTCACATTCCACAGCTAAAATATAAGAAACTTGGAAGTGAGAGAAGGCTCAGTACACTAGAGTTGCCTGGTACATTAGCACCAGCTGATGCAACATGCAAAGTGAGAGAACAACTGGTTTCTTCTGGTAAAGAGCTCGTTGATCGAACAGAGAGGCAAACTGAAAGAAAAACAGATATGAGGCCGCCAAAAGTGATTAGAGAGGCTGTATTAGGAAGAATGGAGGCTGATGATCGCATTACCTCTTTCGGTTGTGAGGTCTGGAATGGAAAGTATACTGCAGAACAAAGAACTGTGGTGGAGATGATACATATGGATAATGATGGGAAGGAGGTAGGGGCGAAGGTTGATAAAGGTGCATTAAGAGTAGCAAAAGATAAGGTAGTTGCTAGACATGATGAGTTTAAGCTGGCTGCACATGAGAGGGAGATGGAAGTTCAAGAGGAATCTGGTGGAAAAATTACTTATGGCTCTAGTGGAATTTGTAAGATCTCTCTTGCATGCAAAAATGAGAATGATAAGAGCAATATGCAGTGCAACTACAAGGAAACGCATCAAAACAAGATGCATGAGGTTCTGACTCTAAATAGTTTACCAGACAACTATCAGGCAGATCTCTGTCGGGATCAGGTGAGGAAGGTGCTGGATCTATATAAAGATACACTAGAAAGGGTTCGGAAAGACGATAAAGTGAAGACAAATGGAAAAAGAAAGATTGGTATGCAGATTTATGTAGATGCAGCAATGCAACTGAAAGATCACAAGAAATGGCTTAATGTTGATAAATGTTTCGGAGCTCTGCCTGGTATTGAAATTGGGGACCAATTTCAATCGAGAGCTGAACTTGTAATTGTTGGCCTACACAGCAAGTTCTTGGCTGGAATAGATTATAAGAATATGGGTGGAAAAATTTGTGCCAGCAGTATTGTTACCTCTGGTCACCATGGTGATAAAAATCATTCCTCTGACGTCTTGATTTATGTGGGGGAAGGTGGTAAACCAAATCGCGGTTCTGAGAAACCTGAAGACCAGAAATTAGTCCGAGGTAACCTTGCGCTAAAGAATAGCACTAATGATGTTCCAGTAAGGGTTATTAGAAGAATTCAGAATGTGAAAGCGCCTGAATTGACCCTTGCAGATTCCGTGTCCAAATTTGTTTATGACGGGCTATACTTTGTCAGAAAGTGTTGGCCAGAGCGCGAGCATTGTGGAAATTTGGTATACAAATTTCAGTTGGAAAGAATCCAGGGACAGCAGGAGCTTCCTCGGTGGACTACACAGAACACTTTGAGGAAATTTAACAAAGCAACACAATGCCCTATAGTTCTTAATGATATTTCCAATGGGGAAGAAAACATGCCAGTTCGTGTGGTAAATGCAATAGATTGTCAGAAACCCCCACCTTTCAAGTACACAACGAAGATGGCGTACCACTCTCAGCAGTGCGTGGTCTCTAAGTCTGGTGGCTGTGATTGCCTTGATGGATGCTCGAAAGAAACCCTATGTTCTTGCATCGTCATGAGTAATGGAAAGGTTTCAATAGACAATAGTGTTTCTATTGTCAAAAAGGATCCTATTGTTTACGAGTGTGGTCCTTGTTGCAAATGTCCTCCTGGTTGCAAAAACAGAACGAGCCAACATGGTGTAAAACTCCAGCTAGAGGTCTTCAAGAATACACCTACGGGCTGGGGTGTTAGATCAAGAAATTTTATCTCAGAGGGGAGGTTCATCTGTGAGTATGTTGGAGATTTGCTAAAGTACAAGGAAGAGGAGGGAAGAATTGATTTTGACGAATCAGCAGTTGATGCTGGAAATTCTAATGATGCAAAAACTGTGATGTTTGGGAATGTGGCAAGATTTATAAAGCATAGCTGTTCTCCTAATCTATATGCCAAGTGTGTTCTATTTGATCACGAGGATATGAGAAGGCCTCATGTAATGCTGTTCGCTGCTAGGAACATACCTCCGAGGAAGGAGCTCACTTTTGACTACAAGCTGCCTACAACAGCTCCTCAGCAAAGCCTCTCGGTTAGCTAATTTGATAGCTGGCTTTGATTTAGATCCAGATACTATTCATAATTCAAAGAATATGCATAAATTTTCATATCAGTCACATGTATTGCATATTTTGTTAGCATGAAAAATCAGTTTCCATTTAAAAGTTAATCATATTTTGAAACATCCATGACATTGTCATATATTTGAAATCTTTAATCAGATATATCTGATGCACAATGTTATAGCACACCATTCTTATTTGTTATTGTTGGTGATTCGGATCATTAGTTCATTATGCCTAATCTCACttagattttgaaaaataactcgccgtatttttttgtatttgtttcttTCATCTTGTCATGGTAGCTAgtgcatatatatacaaatatgtttaatttaattatgtctaataagaatattttttgattttatagtttagtataatattatttcttttgatgTTTGCCTATTGTCTGGttcaaataaattgaaattatattttatataatgaaaatttttaccTAATATTTCCTCCGTTCCATgtgattatttatatacatttccACGCATTTTAAGACACTTATAAagtttcataatgttttttaattattatttttgaataaaagttcgACGAACTTTTATTTAGGGaattcttttttaaataattagtataaaagtGTATTTTATAGGATTTTCAAAATGCATGCTATAAAGTAACGCTAAAAACTCGTCGGGATAAAAATTTGCATTTTACCTAAAATCTTATTAAACAAATAT of the Daucus carota subsp. sativus chromosome 4, DH1 v3.0, whole genome shotgun sequence genome contains:
- the LOC108217321 gene encoding histone-lysine N-methyltransferase, H3 lysine-9 specific SUVH5, giving the protein MLHFFFNLLFLLQHLYISEDQVQPSLMRTFLIDKEDCAVMSRKRSLESGSCEGVDVLPNCKSLTVDQVHQSHIPQLKYKKLGSERRLSTLELPGTLAPADATCKVREQLVSSGKELVDRTERQTERKTDMRPPKVIREAVLGRMEADDRITSFGCEVWNGKYTAEQRTVVEMIHMDNDGKEVGAKVDKGALRVAKDKVVARHDEFKLAAHEREMEVQEESGGKITYGSSGICKISLACKNENDKSNMQCNYKETHQNKMHEVLTLNSLPDNYQADLCRDQVRKVLDLYKDTLERVRKDDKVKTNGKRKIGMQIYVDAAMQLKDHKKWLNVDKCFGALPGIEIGDQFQSRAELVIVGLHSKFLAGIDYKNMGGKICASSIVTSGHHGDKNHSSDVLIYVGEGGKPNRGSEKPEDQKLVRGNLALKNSTNDVPVRVIRRIQNVKAPELTLADSVSKFVYDGLYFVRKCWPEREHCGNLVYKFQLERIQGQQELPRWTTQNTLRKFNKATQCPIVLNDISNGEENMPVRVVNAIDCQKPPPFKYTTKMAYHSQQCVVSKSGGCDCLDGCSKETLCSCIVMSNGKVSIDNSVSIVKKDPIVYECGPCCKCPPGCKNRTSQHGVKLQLEVFKNTPTGWGVRSRNFISEGRFICEYVGDLLKYKEEEGRIDFDESAVDAGNSNDAKTVMFGNVARFIKHSCSPNLYAKCVLFDHEDMRRPHVMLFAARNIPPRKELTFDYKLPTTAPQQSLSVS